The Hevea brasiliensis isolate MT/VB/25A 57/8 chromosome 9, ASM3005281v1, whole genome shotgun sequence nucleotide sequence GAATTAATATTGGTGAACAGCTTTTTCATACAGTTTCTTCTTCCTGCTCCTATCAtagaagttatatatatatatatatatatctccatGATATCAAATCATATCacaaaagaacaaaggaaaaaaCAATGCAAAAAGGAAATGAAAGCTTTTGCTTTCTTGAGGTAAAACATAAAAGAACAATTGGTTAGGCAGAGACAGGGCATAATGTTCTTTTCTATTTCTCTTATTCAATTAGAATTTAGTGCAAGAATCCCATTATCTCTGCAttatatcttcttcttcttcttctctataTTACCTGCACTTGTATCACATATGCATAACTTTTTGCTTAAAAGTTTTTTCACTCTTTCTGCTGTGTGTTTTTGTCAACAGACTCCATATAACTACTGTATATTAGATTTAAGACAATGATTCTTTTTGCAGCTATTATAAAAATGTAGCCTTTATACGTACAAGGCAATAGTTTTGTAATAATTCAAAATCGTTGCaaactaattaataaattatattaaaaaattaataaaattgttaCTAAAACTGGTATAATGATTTACACATATTCAAGGCAATTGTTTTTATCTATTGCAGAGACATAATCAAatcacatttttttttaataagcaaaatgattttattaaaaattaaaaggctCAAGGAAAAACTAAGCTTGTGTCGTCTAACTACTTCAATCATCAGATTATCGATACACTCAATCTAGAACAAAACAAGCAAAGTGAAAATCAAGAACGCGATACAAGACAAAATACGTTGTTATAAGAATCGCCTTATAACATTACATATTCAAACTGCTGTTTTATTATGCTATGATAATAGAGACAAATATAGCggttctcaattaatttataattgaagTCTTAAAACCACTAAGTGGTAGTGATATTATAAAGTTTTATCATTTGACCTTAATCACACACAAAAGGTTATGTCGAATAGAGCTTTCTGCACATACAAAACGACACTTCTTCTTCAATTCTCCCTCATTTTATTGTATTTGGTAAATATTTCCTTGGCATATGCAATACACTGAAGCATCAAATCAAGGGGGCCACCCCATATTGGCATCAACCAAGGTTAAAAATGGTTATCAAAGACTTTATGGGCAATCTAATCAAATCATAACAGAAAGATTGATAATGCAATCGACAAACCTATCTGGTTTCTTATCATTTTGATGAAAGAGAAACATTTTCCAAAATAATACTACTCGATAATAGAAAtaacatgaagaaaaaaaattagaaaaataaataaaatatcaacTAAATAGCATCTGGGCACTGTTTGGCTATGGTATCTACTTTGTGCACAGCATAGACAAAAGGGACATGTCACACCAGGCGTGAATTGGGATAGAAATTTACACTTTCTCACTGTACTATATGTTTTTGCTTGCTTCTGTTTAATTAGTGTCAACCACCCTTCATTTTCATTTTAATGGACTTCATTATCTTGacctaataaaaataaatttataattaattaattaattaattaataagcaAATTGGTCATTGAGTTAGTAGTATGTTGATTAAGTGCTTTTTTTGTACTTGGAAAATTCTTTAAGAGGATGGTTTTGTAAGGGTTTGAATCTTTGACCTTTTATATTATAATTGAGGCAAATATTCGATTATTGGACTATTAATCCAATGACATATTCATTAAATGCTCACCTTGTAGTGTAAGCATCTGTTTGATAGGAGGTTTTATAAAGTAATGGAAGagttttcaaaattttgattGTGTTAGAGAAAATCTGTGatttttaaagtaaaatttttaGAGGTTTtcaaaatttctaaaaatttaaaattttcaatccgctaaattgataatattttttataagcaAAAAAATTATAGTCCAGCTTGATTTTGGTTCAGGTTTTAGTTTTGAAATTACTTTGTACAATTGTTTTCTTGAAATATCATAATTGCattagcatttaaattttaaatttgatcattaatacataatatattatataatatgtattttagctatatatatataattaattttcaattcaattatgatttagtataatttttcaatttaatttgagaCTAAAAACCTTGCACAAGCCACAACCTTCAttcaacaatttaattttttgcaaTGGTGCCTAATTAATGAGGCCCTACTTAGGTACATATTGTCTTCCAAATATTTATGGTGGCTTGGAAATCTTATATATGTATGCCACAAGGATATTTTATAAAAAGCAAAATGACTTTCTTTCCCATCACCATTCACCacctttaaaattattattattattattattattattattattattattattattattttaaattgagacCTAAATAATGAGTGTCCAACATCAATTTCGTCAAAACTCCAAAGAGTGAGGGTTTTATAAAGCAAAGATTAAGATACCAAATTAAGGTagtgcataaaaaattattgtccTATTAGTTCTTGAAATTCTTGGCTAGAAATGGGAATTGGTTCATCCCCTGACTTGATTCCAAATTAATATGGGGaagaggatatatatatatacacatacataCATGGTTgggggtgttttttttttttttttgggggggtgggggggggggggggggggggggtgtgtgtGGTGTGGTGGGGGTGGTGGTGGAGGAGGATTTGAACCACAAATATGGGTTTTTGGTACAGGCAGAGAACTCACCAAGGAAATGAAAGCACTTAAAAGAGTAAGCGAGACTTTAGGGTTTTATGCTCTCATTATCACCCACTTCTCGAAAAATGGTACAATTCACCACCTTTTTAATTCATAGTTATCACCTTGTTGAAAGCAACCCAAGAACTAACTCATGGCTAGCTCTCCCCCCATATCATGTGGTCCTCCTAATTATGCCAGTCTAAAAAGGTCAGTCTCAgctagagaaagaaagaaagaaagagaaagataaAAAGAAACAAGATTTTATATAAGTGGAGAGAAAACGGCATgtaaaaatggaaagaaaaaatatcaaattaaaaaattcaaagagGCTAGCAACTATCCTATATAGTTTCTCTCTTCAATTGTGGACAAATACTATTGAGCATTTCTAAATATAGAGATAGAGAGTTCTTGAAGCTATGGCAAGAACTgattggccagctagggtttttgtagtagtagtagtagatgGATTATATACCTcagtggatatatatatatatatatagagagagagagagagagagagagagagagagagagagtacaaCAGCACCCAGCAACCCTTCGCTTCTACTTGACATTGGCTTTTAGcacacaaagaaaagaaaaaggtaaaACGCTATCCACTACTGCGCATGGGTTGGAAGAGAACCCAACAGCAACATTCCTTCACATCCTCTCACAGGGGGCTATGTTAAaaaagaaattgagaaaatgGAAGAGAGAGAAATAGGTTTTCTCTTTTGGGTGAAAGCGACGTTTAGAGACACACACAGTCAAAGGAGCATTGGCATCTCATGAATCATGACAGCCCCTCTCAGTATATGCCCCATGAGTTAAATAATTGTCCTTGCTTTCTACTATTTGATACAGCCACGTGGAGGTTTTTTCTatatatttttctaattttattatatatattttatataaattatatgaatCTTCCCATATTAAGTCAAGGCCCTGTGATATAACCAACCCTAACCCACATacccaaaagaaaagaaaagaaaattttttcaacAGGGAGTCCATGCAACTATTTCTCTCTCACCTGCTAGCCACCACGTGAAGTGGTGGTATTTCCTATCCGCTCACTTCCCAAACATTGCTTGCTGTCTTTCTCAACCTTTCTTTCCCTTTCATGCTTTTAGACCCCAAGAGCAACACCCAACTTCTAATatctctctaatttttttttataaaaaaaagaaaagctaTAGTATAGTATAGTCTCTCTTAGTCCTAATTTGTCACCAATAAATTCCCCTTCCTTTGGTGCCTTCAACTCCCACCATCATTATTCAAAAaatccctttctctctctctctctctctctctctctctttctctgtctttGCAGCACCCATGGACATATGGTACTTGTGCTGTGCTGTCTTTCTCAAGCTCTATTAACTTTGGCTTTGAGGGAGGCAAGGTAAAATGGgcttctctctctgtctctctctctcttacccACATACACTTGGTACTAATTAAGTACCAACTCCAGCAGCAACAACAACACATGTCCAACTCCTCAAACAGATATACATATACGGTCTTAATTTGCTGATCTTGATGATGAGGGTTCGATCACAGTAAAATATAGCTGTCTTTCTCGCTAACTGGTTTGTTTGATTTTTGTTTTTCCTTTCCATTTCTTTGCAGATCGAGAGGTTGGTGAAATTGAAAAAGATTAAGGGATTTTGCTGCTACAGCTAGCGAGATCATTGCTCTACCTAAAGCTAAGCTGATTTAGCCAGTAATATCATATGATCTGGTAGTGCATATATAAGTATATGTGTCATTCTCAAGCTCCAGTGTGCTACTTTCTCCCCTCCAGTTAACATATACGGCTAGGTTTTGTTATCTATAGTGCAAATTTTACCAAAGCTACCTCTCAATTCTCTCTGATATGTTTCCGTCAAGCAACAATGGCAATGACCCCATCTACTATAGTGACCAACAAGGTTACAATAGGCCCTCTTTCAATGACATCACTTCCAATTCCAAACACGAAGATCCTCTTTTTTCTTGCTTCTACCCGCCCTTTCCTTTTCCTCCTTATGATCAATTAGAATTGCAAGACCATGATGTCCTTCTCCATCAAAACCATGACCTTTTACTTCACCATCAACCCTTGTTCAGAGCTTTTGCTTCCACCACTAGTACTGCAGCATCGGTTGAGACCATTCTTGACATGGTGGATTCCAACAAGAACGATGCTAATAACAAATCCCGCAGTGCTTCTTCTGACCAGATCCCGAGAAAGAGATCTTCCAAGAGAGATCGCCACAGCAAGATTAACACAGCTCAAGGACCTAGAGACCGCAGAATGAGATTGTCTCTCAAAGTTGCCCGCGAATTCTTTGATCTGCAGGACAAGCTACGCTTTGATAAAGCTAGCAAAACTGTTGAGTGGCTGCTCATACAGGCAAGACCAGCAATCAAGAAACTATTTAGTGGCCTCCCCCAGTTCAATTACAGCTCCAGTGTTGGCACCAAGAGTGCATCATCTACTTCAGAGTGTGAAGTGGTATCTGGAATTGATGATGAAGCAGCTGCCATTAAAGCCACCACCAAGATTTCTAATGCTAAAACCTCATCATCATCATGCGTTAACAATAAGGGGAAAAAGGCTAAACCATCACGTAAAGCTGCATTCGATCCACTAGCAAGAGAGTCGAGGGAGAAGGCAAGAGCAAGAGCAAGAGAGAGAACAAGAGAAAAGCAGTGGAATCGAAAAATCGACAAATCAAAGCTATGTGAAGAAGCCAAAAACCTTGAATTGAACCAATTAAACTGTTTGAGTCCCTTTGAAATAGGTGAAGAATCTGGCACACAA carries:
- the LOC110644826 gene encoding transcription factor CYCLOIDEA isoform X2, which produces MFPSSNNGNDPIYYSDQQGYNRPSFNDITSNSKHEDPLFSCFYPPFPFPPYDQLELQDHDVLLHQNHDLLLHHQPLFRAFASTTSTAASVETILDMVDSNKNDANNKSRSASSDQIPRKRSSKRDRHSKINTAQGPRDRRMRLSLKVAREFFDLQDKLRFDKASKTVEWLLIQARPAIKKLFSGLPQFNYSSSVGTKSASSTSECEVVSGIDDEAAAIKATTKISNAKTSSSSCVNNKGKKAKPSRKAAFDPLARESREKARARARERTREKQWNRKIDKSKLCEEAKNLELNQLNCLSPFEIGEESGTQSHTMNPNSLEMLAHEVEVPSSHEQDSIKSQTCNLSSSHWRRPITVR
- the LOC110644826 gene encoding transcription factor DICHOTOMA isoform X1, with the translated sequence MFPSSNNGNDPIYYSDQQGYNRPSFNDITSNSKHEDPLFSCFYPPFPFPPYDQLELQDHDVLLHQNHDLLLHHQPLFRAFASTTSTAASVETILDMVDSNKNDANNKSRSASSDQIPRKRSSKRDRHSKINTAQGPRDRRMRLSLKVAREFFDLQDKLRFDKASKTVEWLLIQARPAIKKLFSGLPQFNYSSSVGTKSASSTSECEVVSGIDDEAAAIKATTKISNAKTSSSSCVNNKGKKAKPSRKAAFDPLARESREKARARARERTREKQWNRKIDKSKLCEEAKNLELNQLNCLSPFEIGEESGTQSHTMNPNSLEMLAHEVEVPSSHEQDRLVTTESMIDDSLLIMGKWSPYSSIINHLYNTAMPQEHQITDLQSFFKSLEAPYNS